From Verrucomicrobiia bacterium, the proteins below share one genomic window:
- a CDS encoding glycosyltransferase family 39 protein, giving the protein MQCSTNPSASRQKCSAAPPVGWYVFTPAATIRPVLKTHWQPGVGTPPEVRRGLLTAAVLWSIACVGGLLARPLLPLDETRYTAVAWEMFRDGQWLVPHLNGVPYHHKPPLLFWLMGAGWSVLGVHEHWARLVAPLLGLAALPLTARIGLRLWPDRPSVAALAPVLLAGTALFALFSSLIFFDLPLTMAVLLAWLGVLRAADGQAISGWGLAGLGIGLGILFKGPVALLHAGLPVVLAPIWLPAGPRSWARWYGGGLLALVTGGAIALAWAIPAARAGGPEFSRMLFFGQHAGRVVGSFQHAKPIWWYLVMLPVILFPWTLWGGTWEAARGVRQLVREPGVRFIASVGVAALVIFSLISGKQPQYLLPLFPMVALLLARGLDAVPFQDARPARGILGGLAIAAGFGMLIARPAAAGLDGRGITSMSLANALGDWNPAWGLPVAILGVLFLADRPRLLHFRVATVAGLSVCLLGLGQAAFFGAQHDRYDQGPTAQRVAAAQAAGRAVGVLGGYEGQFTFGGRLNRAVDALTETGAQAWAERHPDGLIVAIHRRRPDPALPVQPEFIFPHRGRLCYGWRASDLVALGDAYLRDVPRQAVEDR; this is encoded by the coding sequence ATGCAATGCTCCACGAACCCTTCCGCATCCCGGCAAAAATGCAGCGCCGCCCCACCCGTGGGCTGGTATGTCTTCACTCCGGCTGCGACCATCCGCCCCGTCCTGAAGACACATTGGCAACCCGGAGTCGGGACACCCCCGGAAGTTCGGCGCGGGCTCCTGACGGCAGCCGTGCTGTGGTCCATCGCCTGCGTCGGGGGCCTGCTTGCGCGACCGCTGCTTCCCCTGGATGAGACCCGCTATACGGCAGTGGCCTGGGAGATGTTTCGGGACGGCCAATGGCTCGTGCCGCACCTCAATGGGGTTCCCTATCATCACAAGCCACCCCTCCTCTTCTGGCTGATGGGCGCTGGCTGGAGCGTCCTGGGCGTCCATGAGCACTGGGCAAGGCTCGTGGCGCCCCTCCTGGGACTCGCCGCCCTCCCCCTGACCGCCCGGATCGGGCTCCGCCTTTGGCCCGACCGACCGTCGGTTGCCGCCCTGGCTCCCGTCCTCCTCGCGGGCACCGCGCTCTTCGCACTGTTCTCCAGCCTCATCTTTTTTGACCTGCCCCTCACCATGGCGGTGCTGCTCGCCTGGCTGGGAGTGCTGCGGGCCGCGGACGGCCAGGCGATCTCGGGATGGGGCCTGGCCGGCCTTGGCATCGGGCTCGGCATCCTTTTCAAGGGACCCGTCGCCTTGCTCCATGCCGGGCTCCCGGTGGTCCTGGCCCCCATCTGGTTGCCGGCCGGACCCCGGTCATGGGCCCGATGGTATGGCGGCGGACTGCTGGCCCTGGTGACCGGCGGAGCCATCGCCCTCGCCTGGGCAATCCCCGCCGCCCGAGCTGGCGGACCGGAGTTCTCCCGGATGCTGTTCTTCGGTCAGCATGCCGGCCGCGTGGTGGGATCGTTTCAGCACGCCAAACCCATCTGGTGGTACCTGGTGATGCTGCCCGTCATTCTTTTTCCCTGGACCCTTTGGGGCGGCACATGGGAGGCGGCGAGGGGAGTCCGCCAGCTCGTCAGGGAACCGGGAGTCCGGTTCATCGCCAGCGTCGGGGTCGCCGCGCTTGTGATCTTCTCCCTCATCAGCGGCAAGCAACCTCAATACCTCCTGCCCCTGTTCCCAATGGTGGCGCTTCTGCTCGCGCGCGGCCTCGACGCGGTGCCGTTCCAGGACGCGCGACCGGCCCGGGGAATCCTCGGAGGCCTCGCGATCGCCGCGGGTTTTGGGATGCTGATCGCCCGGCCGGCGGCAGCAGGCCTGGACGGACGCGGCATCACCTCCATGTCGCTCGCCAATGCCCTCGGCGATTGGAACCCCGCCTGGGGCCTCCCGGTGGCCATTTTGGGAGTTCTGTTCCTCGCGGACCGGCCGCGCCTGCTGCACTTCCGGGTCGCCACCGTGGCGGGACTGTCCGTGTGCCTGCTGGGACTCGGTCAGGCGGCGTTCTTTGGCGCCCAGCATGATCGGTATGACCAGGGCCCCACCGCGCAACGGGTGGCGGCAGCGCAGGCTGCCGGACGCGCAGTCGGCGTTCTGGGCGGCTACGAGGGGCAGTTCACCTTTGGCGGCCGCCTCAATCGCGCGGTGGACGCCCTGACCGAGACCGGGGCACAGGCCTGGGCCGAGCGGCATCCGGACGGCTTGATTGTTGCGATCCACCGCCGCCGGCCTGATCCCGCCCTGCCGGTCCAGCCCGAGTTCATCTTTCCCCACCGCGGACGCCTCTGTTACGGCTGGCGGGCATCGGATCTGGTCGCCCTTGGAGACGCGTACCTCCGCGATGTACCGCGACAGGCAGTGGAGGATCGTTAG
- a CDS encoding ABC transporter permease, with product MPSSPHDRGAPERRLATCRRMLRAMLLIGHNDLRMFLRNRALVVWLFVMPVAFVFFMGFANRGPGAPSAPRPSVLVENLDEGPLGSVFLEGLGAQGLDVLPPSDAAGARRGIRVPADFSRTIRAGRQGLVETFTVKGIEEDPASALVALRVARALIAMNSDLVELAAAHPGEPADAGALRALRERPPVVRLESAFAGRRPAPSGFGFSLPGVMVMYLMMNLLVFGGTTVSGERRSGVLRRIGTLPVGRGALVLGKIHGLMLLAIVQVGVLLLAGRYLFHVPMGGAPVALLLVLMTYAWVAASLGVLIGSLVRAEDKVVGLCVLVSLVMAALGGCWWPIELVPPALQQVAHALPTGWAMDALHQLITFGSGWSGIRQPLLVLFGFGAAANLAAIRCFRS from the coding sequence ATGCCATCCTCACCCCACGACCGCGGCGCCCCGGAGCGTCGCCTCGCAACGTGCCGGCGGATGCTGCGGGCGATGCTGCTGATCGGCCACAACGACCTGCGGATGTTCCTGCGCAATCGGGCGCTGGTCGTGTGGTTGTTCGTGATGCCGGTCGCGTTTGTGTTCTTTATGGGATTCGCGAACCGGGGTCCCGGTGCGCCGTCGGCGCCCCGGCCTTCCGTGCTCGTGGAAAACCTGGATGAGGGTCCCCTGGGGTCGGTGTTCCTTGAGGGTTTGGGGGCTCAGGGTCTGGACGTCCTGCCGCCCTCCGATGCCGCCGGCGCGCGCCGCGGGATCCGGGTGCCTGCCGATTTCAGCCGGACCATCCGTGCGGGGCGCCAGGGTTTGGTGGAGACCTTCACGGTGAAGGGGATCGAGGAGGACCCGGCATCGGCCCTGGTCGCGCTGCGTGTGGCGCGGGCTTTGATTGCGATGAACTCGGACCTGGTGGAACTGGCGGCGGCCCACCCGGGAGAGCCAGCCGACGCCGGGGCGTTGCGCGCCCTGCGGGAGCGTCCACCCGTCGTGCGTCTGGAGTCCGCGTTCGCCGGGCGAAGGCCGGCACCCAGCGGCTTCGGATTTTCGCTGCCCGGAGTGATGGTGATGTACCTGATGATGAACCTGCTGGTTTTCGGCGGCACGACGGTTTCGGGCGAGCGCAGGAGCGGGGTGCTCCGCCGCATCGGGACCCTGCCGGTGGGTCGCGGCGCCCTGGTCTTGGGGAAGATCCATGGCCTGATGTTGCTGGCCATCGTGCAGGTGGGGGTGTTGCTTCTGGCGGGGCGCTATCTGTTCCACGTCCCGATGGGGGGAGCCCCGGTGGCCCTCCTGTTGGTGCTGATGACCTACGCCTGGGTGGCGGCGTCGCTGGGCGTCCTGATCGGATCCCTGGTTCGTGCGGAGGACAAGGTGGTGGGGCTGTGTGTGCTCGTCAGTCTGGTGATGGCCGCGCTGGGAGGTTGCTGGTGGCCCATTGAGCTGGTGCCCCCCGCGCTGCAGCAGGTGGCGCACGCCCTGCCGACCGGGTGGGCCATGGACGCCCTGCACCAGTTGATCACGTTTGGCAGCGGATGGTCGGGCATCCGGCAGCCGTTGCTGGTGCTGTTCGGTTTCGGCGCGGCCGCCAATCTCGCCGCCATCCGCTGCTTTCGCAGTTGA
- a CDS encoding ABC transporter permease: MLPTLIAKDLRRAMRNPVPYLVQLGVPLLMTALLGAVFGGSNPGEGGLGRIRVALVDEEDSLLGRLVRGAGGQGSAGRHLDVEVLPRDEALRRVTDNRASAALVIPDGFTRDYLAGRAVALTLVKNPAQSIHPAVVEELLATGTTLLDAVQRNFQDDLALWNGLFSSNRKPGWTEVASAVEASARRLGSFGERLGSLPVWYREESAASTDSATASAPPFNLFAFLLPGLAAMFLLFLADVAMRDLTREIQQGTFQRFCTLPPGPAVFVASKFLFTFVAVVLGAVILLGGGTLLFGIAWRSPGAMTVLTLTLSLFCAGLLAFLAAMLGSGRRVEVFNGVVLMLLGLLSGCAFPAQSLPAWLREQVTPLMPPAWFVGAVRSVQFDDAGAVTCLAASAKLAATGLLLGAVAAWGFRRRLRRGTL; this comes from the coding sequence ATGTTGCCCACGCTCATCGCGAAGGACCTGCGTCGCGCCATGCGGAATCCGGTGCCGTACCTCGTCCAACTGGGGGTGCCCCTGCTCATGACGGCACTGCTGGGCGCCGTGTTTGGTGGCTCCAACCCCGGTGAAGGCGGCCTTGGACGCATCCGCGTTGCGCTGGTGGACGAGGAGGACTCGCTCCTCGGCCGGCTCGTGCGGGGCGCGGGGGGCCAGGGGTCGGCCGGCCGACACCTCGACGTCGAAGTGTTGCCCCGGGACGAGGCCCTGAGGCGGGTCACGGACAACCGGGCGAGCGCCGCGCTCGTCATCCCGGACGGCTTTACCCGCGACTACCTGGCGGGACGCGCGGTCGCATTGACCCTGGTCAAGAACCCCGCGCAGTCCATTCATCCGGCCGTTGTTGAGGAATTGCTCGCCACCGGCACCACGCTGCTCGACGCGGTGCAGCGCAACTTCCAGGACGACCTCGCCCTCTGGAACGGGCTCTTCTCGTCCAACCGCAAGCCGGGCTGGACGGAGGTCGCCAGCGCCGTGGAGGCATCGGCGAGACGCCTGGGCAGTTTCGGTGAGCGGCTGGGTTCGCTTCCGGTCTGGTATCGGGAGGAATCCGCGGCCTCCACGGACTCCGCGACGGCGTCCGCGCCGCCGTTCAATCTGTTTGCGTTCCTGCTCCCTGGCCTGGCGGCGATGTTTCTCTTGTTCCTTGCGGACGTCGCCATGCGGGATCTGACGCGCGAAATCCAGCAGGGTACGTTCCAGCGCTTTTGCACCCTGCCGCCCGGACCGGCGGTGTTCGTGGCGTCAAAGTTCCTGTTCACCTTCGTGGCGGTCGTGCTGGGCGCCGTGATCCTGCTCGGCGGCGGCACCCTCCTGTTTGGTATCGCCTGGCGTTCACCGGGGGCGATGACCGTGCTCACCCTGACCCTTTCCCTGTTCTGTGCCGGCCTGCTGGCGTTTCTGGCCGCGATGCTGGGATCCGGTCGCCGCGTTGAGGTCTTCAACGGCGTGGTGCTCATGCTGCTGGGATTGTTGTCCGGATGCGCCTTTCCCGCCCAGTCTCTCCCGGCATGGCTTCGGGAGCAGGTGACACCGCTCATGCCGCCGGCATGGTTCGTCGGTGCGGTTCGGAGCGTGCAGTTTGACGACGCGGGCGCCGTCACCTGTCTGGCGGCCTCGGCGAAGCTCGCGGCGACCGGACTGTTGCTGGGCGCCGTTGCCGCATGGGGTTTCCGTCGGCGGTTGCGTCGCGGAACCCTGTAA